One window of the Solanum stenotomum isolate F172 chromosome 11, ASM1918654v1, whole genome shotgun sequence genome contains the following:
- the LOC125844991 gene encoding prohibitin-3, mitochondrial-like, whose product MGSQAAVSFLTNIARAAFTLGLGGALVNSSLYTVDGGQRAVLFDRFSGVLEKTVGEGTHFLIPWLQKPFIFDIRTRPHVFSSVSGTKDLQMVNLTLRILSRPEISRLPYIFKNLGTEYDEKVLPSIGNEVLKAVVAQFNADQLLTDRPQVSALVRETLIKRAKDFNIVLDDVAITHLSYGAEFSKAVEQKQVAQQEAERSKFVVMKAEQERRAAIIRAEGESESAKLISDATAAAGMGLIELRRIEASREVAGTLAKTPNVAYLPKQGNMLLGLNR is encoded by the coding sequence ATGGGTAGCCAAGCTGCTGTTTCCTTCCTCACCAACATAGCCCGTGCCGCTTTCACTCTCGGCCTCGGCGGCGCACTTGTCAATTCCTCCCTTTACACCGTCGACGGCGGTCAACGCGCCGTTCTCTTCGACCGTTTCAGTGGTGTCCTTGAAAAAACCGTTGGTGAAGGCACTCATTTTTTGATCCCATGGCTTCAGAAGCCCTTCATCTTCGATATCCGTACCAGGCCTCACGTTTTCTCCTCAGTCTCCGGTACAAAGGATCTACAAATGGTTAATCTCACGCTACGTATTCTTTCTAGACCAGAAATATCACGCCTTCCCTATATTTTCAAAAACCTAGGTACTGAATATGACGAAAAAGTCCTTCCTTCTATTGGTAATGAGGTGCTCAAAGCTGTTGTGGCTCAATTTAACGCTGATCAGCTCCTTACGGATCGTCCACAGGTCTCTGCACTTGTACGGGAGACTTTGATTAAACGTGCCAAGGATTTCAATATTGTGCTTGATGATGTGGCCATCACACACTTATCTTATGGAGCTGAGTTTTCGAAAGCTGTGGAGCAGAAACAGGTAGCTCAGCAGGAGGCTGAGAGATCGAAATTTGTGGTGATGAAAGCTGAGCAAGAGAGGAGGGCTGCGATTATTCGGGCTGAAGGAGAGAGCGAATCTGCCAAGCTGATTTCAGATGCTACTGCGGCTGCTGGAATGGGTTTGATTGAGTTGAGGAGGATTGAAGCTTCTAGAGAAGTTGCTGGGACTTTGGCTAAGACTCCTAATGTTGCTTACTTGCCAAAGCAAGGGAATATGCTTCTTGGACTCAACCGTTGA
- the LOC125844912 gene encoding protein SRC2-like, with protein sequence MDCRKFEITLISASDLEDVRKLFKMKVHARVSIGSNPNTDKRTPTDKHGEINPAWNFSMKYTISEWMIQYPNDMLVIKLYCKRKLGDRYIGEVHMSMKELYEYSYASGGSAIMTCPVHKGSAQSQGVLRFSYRFGERVTIDKLVLAESIAGWSMC encoded by the coding sequence ATGGATTgtagaaaatttgaaataactcTAATATCAGCAAGTGATCTTGAAGATGTTCGTAAGCTATTCAAGATGAAAGTTCATGCTAGGGTTTCCATAGGTAGCAACCCGAACACCGATAAACGGACCCCAACGGACAAGCATGGGGAGATAAATCCAGCATGGAACTTTAGTATGAAGTATACAATCTCAGAGTGGATGATTCAGTATCCAAATGACATGTTAGTGATTAAGTTATACTGCAAGAGGAAGCTCGGAGATCGATATATCGGTGAAGTTCATATGTCTATGAAGGAGCTATACGAGTATTCGTATGCTAGTGGAGGTAGTGCTATCATGACTTGTCCTGTACATAAGGGTTCTGCTCAATCTCAAGGTGTTTTGAGGTTTTCGTATAGGTTTGGTGAAAGAGTTACCATTGATAAGTTAGTCTTGGCTGAGAGCATTGCTGGTTGGAGTATGTGTTAA
- the LOC125845439 gene encoding O-fucosyltransferase 10-like, producing MSSKSANVYTINNSSPPTSPRNRQNCRRRLRRRGSFAMLHRKNFLLLVSVLYLTGLISCVGPLFSLLQYSGLSTGAVYRSHEIFQKLWTDIEADNSSSIQLSSVWIYKRNLKEQKPCSFGTIASTKDSPGANLYLIVDANGGLNQQRSSICNAVVIAALLNATLLIPRLEFHNVWRDSSEFGDIYDEDHFMSTLKDYIEMVKELPTELMERYDSNISNIQNLRVPAWAPPRYYLEEVYPVLFKQRVVRISPFANRLSMHLPSNLQFLRCFSNYEALKFSLAISELAKKLVKRMIERSSNSGGKYISVHLRFEEDMVAFSCCIYDGGQVEKSEMDVVREKGWGKKFKQKYRVIAPGLNRKNGKCPMTPVEVGMMLRGMGFAKDTPIYLASGKIYQADRYLAPLRKMFPLLQTKETLATKDELAPFEGYSSRLAAVDYLVCLFSEVFVTTQGGNFPHFLIGHRRYLFNGHAKTIKPDKIKLVTLLQNTSTSWIDFKDQMGSMLAESDRKGIMVPRVKKSTRKGSIYSNPLPECRCLWESKRTTNRSNSYLMVDH from the exons ATGTCTTCGAAAAGTGCAAATGTTTACACCATTAACAACAGCTCCCCACCGACATCTCCGCGGAACCGGCAAAATTGCCGGAGGAGACTACGCCGGCGGGGAAGCTTTGCAATGTTGCACCGGAAGAACTTTCTGCTGCTTGTATCTGTTCTATACCTTACGGGACTGATCAGCTGCGTTGGCCCCCTGTTTTCCCTGCTGCAATATTCTGGTTTATCAACTGGTGCTGTTTATCGTAGTCATGAGATTTTTCAGAAGCTTTGGACTGATATTGAAGCTGATAATTCTTCTTCAATTCAG CTGTCCTCTGTCTGGATATACAAAAGAAATCTAAAAGAGCAAAAACCCTGTTCCTTTGGGACTATTGCCTCAACTAAAG ATTCTCCTGGAGCTAATCTTTACTTAATTGTTGATGCCAATGGTGGCCTCAATCAGCAGCGATCATCG ATTTGCAATGCAGTAGTCATTGCTGCGCTATTGAATGCCACATTACTTATTCCTCGTCTGGAGTTTCACAATGTCTGGAGGGATTCGAG TGAATTTGGTGATATTTATGACGAAGACCATTTCATGTCCACCCTTAAAGATTATATAGAAATGGTCAAAGAACTACCAACGGAACTGATGGAGAGATATGATTCTAATATCAGCAATATTCAGAATTTGCGAGTTCCAGCTTGGGCACCTCCAAGATATTACCTGGAAGAGGTTTATCCTGTCTTATTTAAGCAGCG GGTTGTTCGTATTTCCCCTTTCGCTAATAGATTGTCAATGCATCTTCCATCTAATCTTCAGTTCCTGAGATGCTTTTCCAATTATGAAGCTTTGAAGTTCTCCTTAGCCATATCAGAACTTGCAAAGAAGTTGGTCAAGCGCATGATTGAGAGGAGCTCTAACTCTGGTGGGAAGTATATTTCTGTCCACCTTCGCTTTGAGGAG GACATGGTCGCCTTTTCGTGTTGTATTTATGATGGAGGACAGGTTGAAAAGTCAGAAATGGATGTAGTACGTGAGAAGGGATGGGGAAAGAAGTTCAAACAGAAATATCGTGTTATTGCTCCTGGTCTCAACcgtaaaaatggaaaatgccCTATGACCCCTGTAGAG GTTGGCATGATGCTCAGGGGTATGGGATTTGCCAAAGACACTCCGATATATTTGGCTTCTGGGAAAATTTATCAGGCAGATAGATATCTAGCACCTCTGCGGAAGATGTTTCCACTCCTACAAACCAAGGAGACTTTGGCAACCAAAGATGAGCTTGCTCCATTTGag GGTTATTCATCAAGACTAGCTGCTGTGGACTACCTAGTATGCTTGTTTAGTGAGGTATTTGTAACCACTCAAGGGGGAAACTTCCCTCATTTTTTGATCGGTCATAGAAGGTATCTTTTCAATGGACATGCCAAGACTATCAAACCTGATAAAATCAAGCTTGTAACTTTATTGCAGAACACAAGTACAAG CTGGATTGATTTCAAGGATCAAATGGGATCAATGCTGGCTGAAAGTGATAGGAAGGGCATAATGGTACCTAGAGTTAAGAAGTCCACCAGAAAAGGTTCTATCTATTCGAATCCTTTGCCTGAATGTAGGTGCCTTTGGGAGTCAAAAAGAACTACCAACCGTAGTAATTCATACCTCATGGTAGATCACTGA